TTTAGAGTTATGATTATATATTGATACTATGTCCTAACTAAATACTAGCAAATTGTTAACCCTTAAAAATTCACAAAAGAAAGTAGTGAAGGCACTCTCCTCCATCTGATTAATTTTTCGACATCAGTATATATGTACAACATATCCAACAGTTTAGAACGATTTATAAAAACTTAAATATCATTTCAGTTAATCTCACAAGCAAGGCACGGTGACATGCGTAAAACATGTCTTTGGCGGGAACTCGCATACCAACCAAGATTAACTGAGGGGTGCACGTGCCTTTTTGTAACTACATGCGTGTAGCTCATTTTTTCAGTAAAGAATATTATGACTCAGTAGAAATCCTGCCATTAAAAATTAAAGGGAGCCTTGTAAATTGATTTATCGTAAGTCATGAATAACTTGAGTGAAACCGAAGGGACCGGCGAAGCCGGCGTTTTCACACAACAAGAAACAAAACAATCTGCAAATACCCTGTACTTTCTTCTCAGGAATCACGTAGAATTCTCTGCATAAATGCAATAGTCTTTGTAATTATCTTCTGTGCAGAATCATAGGAATGGACCGCCTTCAGTGGGTGATCACTTTGTTTTTAGCTTGAAGGTTCTTTTTATGGAATGAAAAAGAACAATGATTGTGTCACTCAGCTAAACAGGAATTCTACAGAGCCAATATTACCTTCAATTTTATAGCAAATTACATATAAAATTATGTTATTTAATATTGAAGCGGGATGATTCGCGAACCTGATTTTTAACTTACTAACCCACTTCCTCATTAGTATTAGCAGATTATACAAGCACTTCAATTCCTTTTATAATGCTACCTTCTTATTTGACTAACTTTTAATTGTTCAGGCAGATTTATTTCTGTTATCTTCCAGTTGTGAATTCAAGTTTTAAACCGAGCACTTTTATAAATACGTATATATAGTTTAATTTTCATAGGTATACTATTGTTTTTTATGGGTAGGGAATGAGATTATGTTATTAGGTAAGCACAGTATTAATTGGATTGTAATGTGTGTAACAATTACACTTTTAGCTATCAGTTTTGCTTCGGCAGCCACTCTTACTGTAGGTTCAGGAGAAACTTATACTACTATAAGTGCTGCAATTTCAGCAGCATCAAACGGTGACACGATTCTTGTTAGCGATGGAATTTATAGTGAATCAATGACAGTAAATAAAGAACTGAATATTACTTCAATCAATGGTTCCACTACAACTACTATCAGCTCAGGATCATCTAATGCGTTTTCTATAAGTGCAAATAATGTTAGTATCAATGGATTCAGCATAGTAGGTTCTGGATCGGGTATTGGTCTTTATATATACCAACGATCAAATTGTACATTTGCTAATAATAATGTTTCAAATGTAGACTTCGGTATCCGTTTTGATTGGGCTCATAATAATACAATATTTAATAATACAATTTCTGATGTTGATGATTATGGCACATATCTTTATGAATCAAATTATAATAATTTCACTGGAAATACGGTAGATAACAGTGATGATTATGGACTTTACTCTTACTCAAGTGACCATACTACTATAAGCAGAAACAACATGACCAATAATCACGATGATGGTTTTTACTTATATGATTCTCCATATGCGAATATAACTTTCAATAACTTACAACATAATTATGACTACGGAATACGAATCTATTCATCAAATTCATGTGTTCTACTGAACAACAGTGTAAATTCCAGCAATTATGGTATTCATCTGGACGGCTCAAGCAATGCAGTTCTTGAAAATAATACAATGTATTCTAACAGCAACAATTTTGGAGTTGATAATGGTTATTCACATACAGTAGATACCAGTAATCTTGTTGATGGTAAACCTGTTTATTACTGGACAAGCCAGTCTGATTCCCAGATTCCTTCTGATGCAGGTCAGGTATATGTGATATCATCAACTAACATAACAGTAAGAGATCTTGTTTTATCAGATGGTTATGATGAGATTCTATTTTACAACACTATTAATTCCACAATTGAAAATGTAACTGTATCCAGTGGAGTAAATGGTGTACGTTTGCAATCTTCAAATAATAATACAATTGCAAACAGCACATTTGGAAGCGGCAACAACTACGGACTTTTCCTTGATGAGTACAACCATTTCAATAACATAACTAACAACACTGCAAATTCCAATACATATGGTATTTATCTCTGGAACTCTGAAAGAAACCTTCTGGAAAACAACACAATGACTTCAAATAATTATAATTTTGGAGTTGATGGTGTTGACCTGCCCGATTATATTAATTTTGTAAACACAAGCAATATTCTGGATGGGAAACCAATTTATTACTTAATAAACCAATCTAACGTGGAGTTTGCTGCTGACTCAGGTTACGTCTGTGCAGTTAATTGTACTAACATGACTGTGACAGATCTGAGTTTCTCTGATGGGTATGACATGGTATTCTTTGCATACACCAACAATTCTCTTGTGGATAATGTGACTTTTACAGATGGATATAATGGAGTTCGTACGTTCCATTCATACTACAACGAAATCCATAATGTTACTGGAATTAGTAACGATGGAAGTAGCATTTTCCTTGATGAGTCAAATTACTTTAACAATATAAGTCTGAATAATCTGACAGATTCATCAAATGGTATCCGCCTTTACCAGTCCAGCAATAATGAAATTCTAAGAAACAATGCTACATCTGGTGGTTACGGTATTAATCTGGAATATTCATCCAATTCAAATAATGTTACTTACAATGACCTGAGTAGTAATTCCAACGGCATTTATCTTTCTTCTTCAGATTACAATGAATTAGATGACAATAATATGAATTCAAATTCAAATGGTATCTATTTGTATTCTTCTTCCGACAGTAATAATGTCACTAATAATACTATCTCTTCCTCGAGTTCATATGGTATCTATTTCTATTCATCTTGCAATTCTAATGTAATAATAGACAATACCATCTCTTCTTCGAGTTCAAGTGGAATCTATTTCTATTCATCTTGCAATTCTAATGAAATATCAGATAATAATATCACTTCTTCTAGTGGAAATGGTATCCATTTCTATTCATGCTCTCTAAATGACATTACTGGAAATAATTTAACAGGAAACAATAATTATGGCGTTTTCTTGAACAGATGTTCAGGAAATGAAATAATTGATAATATAATTAATTCCAATACAAGAGGTATTTATTTAGATTCATCAAGTTCTAACTTGGTGGATGACAATAGAATTATTGACAATACTTACGAAGGAGTTACTCTATATTCATACAATAACTACGCATCTAATACAAATACTGTTATCAACAATACAATTACCGGCAATCGTGATGGTGTCTATATGTACATATCTTCTAATCCAGTCTCTTATTCAGGAAGCTGTGATAACAACGATATATCACAAAATAACATAAGTGACAATTCACGATATGGTGTCTATTCTTATTCATACTATGATGATAATACATGTGACTACAATTCGTATACAGATAATATCATTACCGGAAACACACAGTATGGTATTTATCTTTACAAGGATCAGTATGCTACTATTGAGAATAATACTATTAGTGATAACTCCAATCACGGTGTTTATCTTGTAAGTAACCAGCATCCGATTATTGAGGGTAACACTATAAGTGACAACTCAAATTATGGTATTTTTGCTGATATGTGTGAAGATTATACTCTTACCGATAACACCGTCACCGGTAGTACGGTTGGAGTATATGATAACAGCACAGGAAACAGCACACTGTTGACCAATACTCTTACAGGTAATGCTCAGTATGGCTTCTATTCAAATGATTCATTGAACCTTGTTGTCAGTAATCAGACATTTACAAGTGGTTCATTGGAGATAACATTTGATGTTAACAACACTGAAACCACTATTAATGGAACTGATACTAATTCAACAGCTCTGTCAGGTAAGGAGAATGTTTTCGGTTATCTTGAAATTAATTCGTCCGATAATATGACAATCTCATTCTTCTACAATGATTCTGCAATGAGCAATACTACTGAGCTAACACTTGATCTTTATAAGTTTGTCAATAGTAGCTGGGTAGCTGTAAGTAATACTACTCTGAATGCAAGCCTGAATTACCTGAGTGTTAATATTACTGATTTTGGCACATTCGGACTCTTCAAGGATCCTGAACCAAGTACCAGTACAACTACTACATCAAGTTCGAATGATGGTTCTGTATCCCAGCTTGCAAGAGAAATACAGAGGATAACAACCTATCTTTCAGTAAATACTGATGGTGAAGTCCGCGCGGACACAATGGCAAAATCCACAGATTCCAGTACAACAATCACTCTTTTCAAGGGCACAAAAGCTGTTGACCCTGAAGGCAATGCTGTAAACAGGATTACTGTTAACAGAGTAAGTTCTCTGTCAGTGAATACTCCTTCTGGTATTAGTGATAAAGGTATCTACGTGAATTTTGGACCTCCAGGAACAAGTTTCAATAAGGCAGTAATGATCTCTATTGACTTTGACCCTGCAGACTTCTCAGGTGTGGAAGCTCCGGTTATATACACTTATTCCGAAGACGCTGATGAGTGGATTTCTTTGCAAACATCAGCAGATTGGGAAACTGGCAAAGCAACGGCTTATACTACTCACTTCTCAGTCTATGCATTGTTTGGCGAAGACAGTGAAGAAAAGGAAGTAGCCACTCCGATTACTGAAGAAACACCCCAAAATGCTGAAAGCTCTGTAAATGAAGATCAGGATACTGAAACAGAAGAGTCTAATGGTCTGGGTTATCATTACTGGGTACTTAATCTGGCGATAATCATTGTGGCAGCGGTTTTTGTGATAAGGCACCAGAAAAAGTAGGTGAATATATAATCCACTTACTTTTTGACTCTTTTACCTTTTCTTCCTTTATTTTCTAATTTTTGATCTATAATAAAATGCACAAACCTGTTCTTTGATTTTTGACATAGATCAGGGTGATTCAACATGGTTTTATTCTAATCCACATCTTTAATCGTAAATGTAAAAATACTACCTTTTTCTTCTCTGCCCTCAACCCATATCTTTCCATCATGCATTTCTACAAACTGTTTAGCAAGAGCAAGTCCAAGTCCGGTTCCTCCAAATTCACGTTTATTTGAAGAATCTGCCTGTGTGAATGGATTGAAAATACTTTCCTGCATATTCTCCGTGATTCCGATACCGGTATCTGAAACAGTGATTGTGATCTCATTATCATTTTTTGTGGAGCTGACAGAAACCTTCCCATTTTGCGGAGTGAATTTGATGGCATTGCTTAGCAGGTTTAACATTATCTGTTTGAACTTCATCCTGTCAGCCGACATTTCCTGAACTTCAATATTATTGATTATTCCAAGGTCTATATTTTTCTTTGATGCCATTGGATATACAGACAATCTGATCTCCTCCATAATATCAGAAATGTTGAACACTTCACGTTTCAGTTCCATTTTCCCTGCTTCCACTTTTGACAGGTCGAGAATATCGTTGATGAGGTCAAGAAGATGCCTTCCACTATTGTTAACATGCTGCACATGTCTTTTTTGTTTGTCGTTCAGTTCTCCGAACATCTCATCATTCAATATATCCGAAAAACCAATGATTGCTGTAAGTGGTGTCCTCAGTTCATGGCTCATATTGGCGAGGAACTCGGATTTCATTCTGTTGTTCTCTTCAGCGAGCATTTTTGCTTCTATAAGGGAATATTCAGCATTTTTACGTTCTGTAATATCATTTACAAACATAATGAACCGGCCATCAGAAAGCCTGGCCGAATCGATCCTCATCCAGACACCAGTTTCATTCTTTCTCATAATGAACAATTCTGCACTGGCCAGCCCTTTTGTCTTCAATTCATGATAAGCTTGAATAGCCCTGCTCCGGGATTCAGGAGCCACGTAGGAATACACACTCACCCCTATCAATTCATCTTCTGAAAAACCAGTTAAAATACATGCGGTTTCGTTCACTTCATCAAAAGTGTCATTTTCATTTACTATGAATATCCCGTAAGGTGCATTCTCGATGTACGTGCGGAATTTTCTTTCGCTTTCCAGAAGTGCGTCTTCTGCCATTTTCTTCTCAGTTATATCATGATAATTGAATAGTAGTCCACGGATCGCAGGTTCATCCAGCAAATTAATTCCGGTGAATTTTATCCATTTGTAAGTATTATCTTTACAGCGGTATCTGATATTTGAGGAAGCACTTTCTCTCTTTTTCTTTAAAATAGTCATGAAAAAGTCTTTTGTGAGTTCCTGGTCCTCAGGATGTATGTAATCAAATAATTCTGTGTCAATAAGATCGTCAGGTTTCCAGCCAAACCATCTTTCAATGTTTGCACTTTTGTACCTGATAACTCCGTTCTCATCTGCAATTGCAATGACATCAGAAATGTTTGCTATCATTGCAGCCTGTTTTTGCTCACTCTCGCGAAGCGCTTTTTCCGACAGTTTCTGCTCAGTTATATCTTTTATCTCTGCCACTCTAAAATATTTTTCTTTGTAGGGTATAATTTTCCCCTGTATTCTGGCAGGATAACTTGTCCCGTCTTTTTTCAACATCGTAATATTATAAGGCTCTTCGTTTCCTGAACTTATCTTGTTCCTTACAACTTCCCTGGACTCTTCTGCAATTAAGGCATAATTGCTCATTCCAATGAGTTCGTCATGCGAATAACCTGTTATATCAGAAAAACCCTGGTTGACATCAATTATGAATTCATTATCATGTATTACAATACCACCAAAAGAAGCATTATGCAGCGCCTTGAACCTCTCTTCACTTTCAATTAATTCATTTTCAGAATCTTTACGTAAAAGAGCTTCACCAATACCATCGGCAACAACTCTCAGGAGATTGATGTCATCTCCATGCCACCTGCGCTCTTCAGTACAGTCATCAAAGCCGATAAATCCCCAGTTTTTCTCTCCGGCAAAAATGGGTATTATCAATACGGAAAGAATTCCCTGTTCTTTAAGGAGGGACTTTTCAGGCTCTTCCAGTTCTTCAACGATATGTACATAATTTTCTTTAGAACTCAGAACTGAAAGCAGTGTTGGACCACCTTCCGAATATGAGAGATGCTGTAGTTCGGGATTGTCTATCTGGGGCTCAATTCCTTCAGAAACCACTTCATATATCTGGGACATGCAAAGTCCCAGTTCAGGGTCATCTTCATTCCTGAATACGTATGTCCTGCTGTTATTTACTGTGCGGTGAACTTTTTGCAGTATGTATGGAATTATTTCATCTATGTTTTCGGGCTCCTGCAACAAACGCATACATTCAATTGTTGTCAGTTCATAATCGATTCTTTTTTTGAGTAATGACTCAGTCTCAAGTAAATTTATTCTTGATTCACCTAGCTCTTTTATTTTCGGATTGAGATAAACAAATAGCAGAAAACCAGTTGTTATGACAAAAAACATGCCTTTATAGGTCTGGAATTGAATATATGCAGTCGGATCTGTTATGATCCGGCTAAGCATCGTATCTGAACCTAATATCCATAAACTGGCCAAAAATAAATACAACAGTGAAACTTTTAGTGCCAGATAATTGCTCGTTTTGAGATTTGATATTAGTTTCATTTGATTCATGTTCCTGCTACTTACATCTTTAATCATTTGGTACAGAATGATTTTTCCAGTTGTAATTGTGAAAAGAATATATGTACGTTAGATATATATTATTCACCATTAACATACCATATGTTTTATCAAAGTACGCTGATTCCCAGATGCTTTTGAATCAACAACTTTAAGCATTTAAGCTTAATATGCCCTTTAGATATGGTTCTGATCAATGAATTTCTGATATCCGGAATACTTCTGGGATTTGCTTCTGGCATATCACCGGGTCCACTGCTGGCCATGACTATCTCAGAATCTCTTCAGCATGGTTCCCGTGCAGGAATAAAAGTTGCAGTATCGCCTTTTATAACGGACATCCTTATTGTTTCAGTAATTCTGCTTTTTCTGATGAAGTTTGAAAACTACGATCCTGTGATTGCTATGATAAGTCTGGCAGGTTCTTTTTACCTTATTTATCTGGGAATCTCATCCCTCAAAACGAAAAGTATTGACATCGAAATTGAAACGGTTAAAACAGATTCTTTGAAAAAAGGAGTTATTGTGAATTTTCTCAGTCCTCACCCTTATCTCTTCTGGATAGCAATAGGCGGTCCAATATTATTCAAAACTCTGGATGCTGGTGTTTCTTCATCATTCCTGTTTGTTGCAGGTTTCTACGCCCTGCTGGTTGGCTCAAAAATAGTTATTGCAATGCTGGTAGGAAGATCCAGAAATTTCCTGAGGAGCAACTATTACCTCTACATAATTCGTTCATTGGGGATTGTTTATGTTGTTTTTGCATTTTATTTTCTGAAGCATGGACTGGAATTGCTGGATTTATATTAATATATTAAATAAATATAAGAAATATTGAATAATTTTAAGTAGTTACATGATTAATGTCTATTTATGAATTATTTGAAATTACTCATTGTACTATTAATATGTCTGTTTTTTTCATGTATCGGTTGCATAGATAATACTAATTCTAATACTGAAGCTGAAATAGATTCTGGGATAAATGCTGACTCAGTAGAAGAATACAACATTGCAACTGCAAACAATGCTTTTGCATTTGATATGTACGATAACATCAAAACCGATACTAATACAATATTCTCACCTTACAGTATCTTTACTGCCATTGCAATCTGTTATGATGGTTCTGGAGGTTCCACACAGGAACAACTGTCTGATGTATTCTATTATCCTCTTGATAAACAGGTTCTTGAGCAAAGTTCTCAGGACATGATTGCAACGATCAATTCAGGAAATGATCAGTATGCTTTGAATACCGCTAATGCACTCTGGGTTCAGGAGAATTATACTTTAAAGAGTCAATATGTTTACAATGCTCAAACTTACTATGATGGAAAAGTGGAATCAATGGATTTTGTTGGCGAAACTGATAAGTCAAGGCTCACTATCAATAACTGGATAGAGAATAAGACCAATAATAAGATTGTTAACTTGC
Above is a window of uncultured Methanolobus sp. DNA encoding:
- a CDS encoding LysE family translocator; this encodes MVLINEFLISGILLGFASGISPGPLLAMTISESLQHGSRAGIKVAVSPFITDILIVSVILLFLMKFENYDPVIAMISLAGSFYLIYLGISSLKTKSIDIEIETVKTDSLKKGVIVNFLSPHPYLFWIAIGGPILFKTLDAGVSSSFLFVAGFYALLVGSKIVIAMLVGRSRNFLRSNYYLYIIRSLGIVYVVFAFYFLKHGLELLDLY
- a CDS encoding PAS domain S-box protein: MKLISNLKTSNYLALKVSLLYLFLASLWILGSDTMLSRIITDPTAYIQFQTYKGMFFVITTGFLLFVYLNPKIKELGESRINLLETESLLKKRIDYELTTIECMRLLQEPENIDEIIPYILQKVHRTVNNSRTYVFRNEDDPELGLCMSQIYEVVSEGIEPQIDNPELQHLSYSEGGPTLLSVLSSKENYVHIVEELEEPEKSLLKEQGILSVLIIPIFAGEKNWGFIGFDDCTEERRWHGDDINLLRVVADGIGEALLRKDSENELIESEERFKALHNASFGGIVIHDNEFIIDVNQGFSDITGYSHDELIGMSNYALIAEESREVVRNKISSGNEEPYNITMLKKDGTSYPARIQGKIIPYKEKYFRVAEIKDITEQKLSEKALRESEQKQAAMIANISDVIAIADENGVIRYKSANIERWFGWKPDDLIDTELFDYIHPEDQELTKDFFMTILKKKRESASSNIRYRCKDNTYKWIKFTGINLLDEPAIRGLLFNYHDITEKKMAEDALLESERKFRTYIENAPYGIFIVNENDTFDEVNETACILTGFSEDELIGVSVYSYVAPESRSRAIQAYHELKTKGLASAELFIMRKNETGVWMRIDSARLSDGRFIMFVNDITERKNAEYSLIEAKMLAEENNRMKSEFLANMSHELRTPLTAIIGFSDILNDEMFGELNDKQKRHVQHVNNSGRHLLDLINDILDLSKVEAGKMELKREVFNISDIMEEIRLSVYPMASKKNIDLGIINNIEVQEMSADRMKFKQIMLNLLSNAIKFTPQNGKVSVSSTKNDNEITITVSDTGIGITENMQESIFNPFTQADSSNKREFGGTGLGLALAKQFVEMHDGKIWVEGREEKGSIFTFTIKDVD
- a CDS encoding NosD domain-containing protein, giving the protein MLLGKHSINWIVMCVTITLLAISFASAATLTVGSGETYTTISAAISAASNGDTILVSDGIYSESMTVNKELNITSINGSTTTTISSGSSNAFSISANNVSINGFSIVGSGSGIGLYIYQRSNCTFANNNVSNVDFGIRFDWAHNNTIFNNTISDVDDYGTYLYESNYNNFTGNTVDNSDDYGLYSYSSDHTTISRNNMTNNHDDGFYLYDSPYANITFNNLQHNYDYGIRIYSSNSCVLLNNSVNSSNYGIHLDGSSNAVLENNTMYSNSNNFGVDNGYSHTVDTSNLVDGKPVYYWTSQSDSQIPSDAGQVYVISSTNITVRDLVLSDGYDEILFYNTINSTIENVTVSSGVNGVRLQSSNNNTIANSTFGSGNNYGLFLDEYNHFNNITNNTANSNTYGIYLWNSERNLLENNTMTSNNYNFGVDGVDLPDYINFVNTSNILDGKPIYYLINQSNVEFAADSGYVCAVNCTNMTVTDLSFSDGYDMVFFAYTNNSLVDNVTFTDGYNGVRTFHSYYNEIHNVTGISNDGSSIFLDESNYFNNISLNNLTDSSNGIRLYQSSNNEILRNNATSGGYGINLEYSSNSNNVTYNDLSSNSNGIYLSSSDYNELDDNNMNSNSNGIYLYSSSDSNNVTNNTISSSSSYGIYFYSSCNSNVIIDNTISSSSSSGIYFYSSCNSNEISDNNITSSSGNGIHFYSCSLNDITGNNLTGNNNYGVFLNRCSGNEIIDNIINSNTRGIYLDSSSSNLVDDNRIIDNTYEGVTLYSYNNYASNTNTVINNTITGNRDGVYMYISSNPVSYSGSCDNNDISQNNISDNSRYGVYSYSYYDDNTCDYNSYTDNIITGNTQYGIYLYKDQYATIENNTISDNSNHGVYLVSNQHPIIEGNTISDNSNYGIFADMCEDYTLTDNTVTGSTVGVYDNSTGNSTLLTNTLTGNAQYGFYSNDSLNLVVSNQTFTSGSLEITFDVNNTETTINGTDTNSTALSGKENVFGYLEINSSDNMTISFFYNDSAMSNTTELTLDLYKFVNSSWVAVSNTTLNASLNYLSVNITDFGTFGLFKDPEPSTSTTTTSSSNDGSVSQLAREIQRITTYLSVNTDGEVRADTMAKSTDSSTTITLFKGTKAVDPEGNAVNRITVNRVSSLSVNTPSGISDKGIYVNFGPPGTSFNKAVMISIDFDPADFSGVEAPVIYTYSEDADEWISLQTSADWETGKATAYTTHFSVYALFGEDSEEKEVATPITEETPQNAESSVNEDQDTETEESNGLGYHYWVLNLAIIIVAAVFVIRHQKK